A portion of the Pseudoalteromonas galatheae genome contains these proteins:
- a CDS encoding PqiA/YebS family transporter subunit, translating to MITACPECDTLVEIDSIESQKRAVCPNCRCVLCHVQGRQNQLVQAFSFSALLFLFASLFPDFISYTQHGITQVVSLWQALILLAEHYSYFLAGLFAFTILVMPVAVCSLLLLAHTEYWQIINAHNARHLAKLLSALKPLNLTDIFLVAVLVSAFKLMSFAELEMGLGFWAYILFVLCFIEALSLFDHEYMWRNQTQCNRHLVEPNNLSSTLKRCKVCGFLGEGEKCQRCYAKLKYRKSQSTQKSLAWMLTSVVLLVPANFLPIMDTISLGLHTPATIFSGVQVLWEAGSYPVATLIFLASICIPIAKALLLSYLLVRVKKPKDPITATKVYRLLEFIGRWSMIDVFVVIILVSLVQLGTVLNVEPEIGIVFFTLMVLCQIAAVNSFDPRLLWDKNNQ from the coding sequence GTGATTACAGCTTGCCCTGAATGCGATACGCTTGTTGAAATAGACTCTATCGAGTCCCAAAAGCGTGCGGTGTGCCCAAACTGTCGATGCGTCTTATGCCATGTACAAGGACGCCAAAACCAATTAGTACAAGCCTTCAGCTTTTCTGCGTTATTATTCTTATTCGCAAGCTTATTTCCAGACTTTATTTCCTACACGCAACACGGTATCACTCAAGTTGTGAGCCTCTGGCAAGCGCTCATATTGTTAGCTGAACATTACAGCTATTTTCTCGCTGGATTATTTGCCTTCACTATTTTAGTTATGCCTGTTGCCGTATGCTCGTTGCTACTACTTGCACACACCGAGTATTGGCAAATCATCAATGCGCACAATGCTAGGCATTTAGCAAAATTACTCTCAGCACTAAAACCGCTTAATCTCACCGATATATTTTTAGTAGCCGTGCTCGTGAGCGCTTTTAAATTAATGTCTTTCGCTGAATTGGAGATGGGCCTTGGATTTTGGGCTTATATTTTATTCGTTTTGTGTTTTATTGAAGCCCTCTCACTTTTTGATCACGAGTATATGTGGCGTAATCAGACTCAATGTAATCGTCACTTAGTGGAACCGAACAATTTATCTTCCACGCTAAAACGTTGCAAGGTTTGTGGCTTTTTGGGTGAAGGTGAAAAGTGTCAGCGCTGCTACGCCAAACTAAAATACCGAAAGTCTCAATCTACGCAAAAAAGCTTAGCTTGGATGCTCACCAGCGTCGTGCTACTTGTGCCAGCTAATTTTCTACCCATCATGGATACCATTAGTCTTGGGCTTCATACGCCTGCGACTATTTTCTCAGGCGTTCAAGTGCTTTGGGAAGCCGGTTCTTACCCCGTCGCAACACTTATTTTTCTCGCAAGTATATGTATTCCTATCGCAAAAGCGTTACTATTGAGTTACTTACTAGTAAGAGTTAAAAAACCCAAAGACCCAATCACAGCAACAAAAGTGTACCGCTTACTCGAATTCATTGGCCGCTGGTCCATGATTGATGTGTTTGTAGTGATTATTTTAGTGTCTCTGGTGCAACTTGGTACGGTGCTAAATGTAGAACCAGAAATTGGTATCGTGTTTTTTACTTTGATGGTGCTTTGCCAAATCGCTGCCGTTAATAGTTTTGATCCAAGATTATTGTGGGATAAAAATAATCAATGA
- a CDS encoding PqiC family protein: MKSGLVTFLVLLFLTGCITNPSQPVNYYQLEAQSIENKQNAELNQILLIDKVQLIELFDQQALVQYQPENKVNIANFHFWAQPPSDMLTWNLVNSLNATNKTTVMKSDKFYRNTQEHQRLVVEINEFAGHFEKGAVMSGTWYLYQYKEGSYQLTQVQPFQFATALEQDGFSALVAAHQRNFSQLTTQISQQL; encoded by the coding sequence ATGAAATCGGGGTTAGTGACTTTTCTGGTGCTATTATTTTTAACGGGCTGTATTACCAACCCTTCGCAGCCCGTCAACTATTATCAGTTAGAAGCTCAAAGTATAGAAAACAAACAAAACGCTGAGCTTAATCAGATACTTTTGATTGATAAAGTTCAGTTAATTGAATTGTTCGATCAACAAGCATTAGTGCAATATCAACCAGAGAACAAAGTAAATATCGCTAACTTTCACTTTTGGGCTCAGCCACCTTCCGATATGTTGACATGGAACTTAGTCAATTCATTAAATGCCACCAACAAGACCACTGTAATGAAAAGCGATAAGTTTTATCGTAATACGCAAGAGCATCAACGCCTAGTTGTAGAAATTAATGAGTTTGCGGGACACTTTGAAAAAGGCGCTGTAATGAGTGGGACTTGGTATCTTTATCAGTACAAAGAAGGGAGCTATCAGCTAACTCAAGTGCAGCCATTCCAATTTGCAACAGCTCTTGAGCAGGATGGCTTTAGCGCACTGGTGGCGGCACATCAGAGAAATTTTTCTCAACTAACGACACAAATAAGTCAGCAATTATAA
- a CDS encoding MAPEG family protein — protein sequence MQISIYLLLAALFLQTLLTLTIMVIMGKRRFKAVREKQIQFDQFKTMALDNGPEEVILASRNFTNQFEIPVLFFVVSLTALAMKLVTLWFSTFALLFVISRIAHTYVHIGSNHLRTRFRLYLVGCIFIILQWITLILTLI from the coding sequence ATGCAAATATCTATTTATCTATTACTTGCCGCGTTATTTTTACAAACTCTGTTAACCTTAACCATCATGGTGATTATGGGTAAACGCCGCTTTAAAGCAGTGCGAGAAAAACAGATCCAGTTTGACCAATTCAAAACCATGGCGCTGGACAATGGGCCAGAAGAAGTCATATTGGCATCCAGAAACTTTACTAATCAATTCGAAATTCCCGTATTGTTTTTTGTTGTTTCTCTTACCGCACTCGCGATGAAACTCGTTACCTTGTGGTTCAGTACTTTCGCTCTACTGTTTGTAATTAGCCGTATTGCACATACTTATGTTCATATCGGTAGCAATCACCTCAGAACACGTTTTCGCCTCTACCTTGTGGGTTGTATCTTTATTATTCTTCAGTGGATCACATTAATTTTAACACTTATATAA
- a CDS encoding GNAT family N-acetyltransferase: MKIATGERVFLRKANLNDAGFLLRLLNQKSFIDNIRDKGIKTQQQAEEHIEQAYLIPYQIGTPAAYIVVEASSNTSIGVCGLYQRPFFNIPDLGYAFLDDFTGKGYASEAARLLMEYVRSEESHPKLSAITLESNTASMNLLSKAGFRPVGKIIIDDDFTPVVVFRCQL; encoded by the coding sequence ATGAAGATTGCGACAGGAGAAAGGGTATTTTTAAGAAAGGCAAATTTAAATGATGCGGGATTTTTACTTAGGCTTTTGAATCAAAAAAGCTTTATCGATAATATCAGGGATAAAGGTATAAAAACGCAACAACAAGCTGAGGAGCATATCGAGCAAGCTTATCTTATTCCCTATCAAATTGGCACACCTGCAGCTTACATCGTGGTAGAAGCAAGCAGCAATACGAGTATTGGCGTGTGTGGCCTGTATCAAAGACCCTTTTTTAATATTCCGGACCTAGGTTATGCGTTTTTAGATGATTTTACTGGCAAGGGTTATGCTTCCGAGGCCGCCAGATTGCTAATGGAATATGTTAGATCAGAAGAGAGCCACCCGAAGCTGAGCGCTATCACATTAGAGAGTAATACAGCTAGCATGAATCTGCTCAGTAAGGCAGGATTTAGGCCTGTTGGCAAAATAATAATTGATGACGATTTTACACCCGTAGTCGTATTTAGGTGCCAATTATAA
- the ushA gene encoding bifunctional UDP-sugar hydrolase/5'-nucleotidase UshA → MRNLLILSTAVLLSACHFSSPKQSQQAEYLTVLHTNDNHGRFWQNEKGEYGMAARKTLIDQLKSDAERAGHAVILLSGGDINTGVPESDLLFAEPDFRGMSRLGYDAMAIGNHEFDNTRDVLAKQIEWASFPVLSANILDNTNQMPAYEPYTIIERAGLTIAVLGLTTTDTVKIANPKHVHGLTFIEPLAATENWVPKIKAKYQPDVMIAVTHMGHYHGANHGINAPGDVTLARQLPTGMLDLIVGGHSQEPVCVDDNGNADIAFAPGKTCKPDKQNGVWIMQAHEWGKYVGKAVFRLDGDTKTLISYNLIPVNLKDKSGAVIGATIQEDPQMLAFLKPFQEKGQAQIAGAVGYVDSFLDGRRSTVRFKQSNLADLIINAQMAAVEADFGIISGGGIRDSIEQGDVSYKDVLKVHPFKNRITYIDWKASDLIDYLDIVAKFPPDSGAYLQFHHITFDIKNNKVTNVRIAGKPLTDSKTYRMSVNSYNASGGDGYPKINHLPEYTATDLTDAQVLKDYFQKNSPIKAVDL, encoded by the coding sequence ATGCGCAACTTACTTATTCTTTCCACGGCTGTGCTATTATCGGCGTGCCATTTTTCCTCCCCAAAGCAGTCGCAACAAGCAGAATACTTAACCGTATTACACACTAACGATAATCATGGTCGTTTTTGGCAAAATGAAAAAGGTGAATATGGCATGGCTGCCAGAAAAACCTTAATTGACCAATTAAAAAGCGATGCCGAGAGAGCAGGTCATGCCGTCATATTGCTTTCTGGAGGCGATATAAACACGGGTGTACCAGAATCTGATTTACTATTTGCTGAACCTGATTTTAGAGGAATGAGCAGGCTGGGTTATGATGCCATGGCGATTGGTAACCATGAATTTGACAACACACGAGATGTACTAGCCAAACAAATTGAGTGGGCAAGCTTCCCTGTACTATCAGCAAATATTCTTGATAATACAAATCAAATGCCTGCATACGAGCCTTACACGATTATTGAACGTGCAGGATTGACCATTGCCGTACTTGGACTTACCACAACTGATACCGTCAAAATTGCCAATCCAAAACATGTTCATGGTTTGACTTTTATTGAACCTTTAGCAGCCACAGAAAACTGGGTCCCTAAAATCAAAGCCAAATATCAGCCAGATGTGATGATAGCTGTGACACACATGGGTCACTATCACGGTGCTAATCATGGGATCAATGCACCTGGTGATGTAACGCTCGCACGCCAACTTCCGACTGGTATGCTTGATTTGATAGTCGGTGGACACTCTCAAGAGCCGGTCTGTGTAGATGACAATGGTAACGCGGATATTGCATTTGCTCCTGGTAAAACATGTAAGCCGGATAAGCAAAATGGTGTTTGGATTATGCAAGCACATGAGTGGGGTAAGTATGTAGGCAAAGCCGTTTTTAGGCTTGATGGTGATACCAAAACCTTGATCAGCTACAACTTGATCCCAGTAAACTTAAAAGACAAATCCGGAGCAGTTATTGGCGCAACTATTCAAGAAGATCCGCAAATGCTTGCTTTCTTAAAGCCGTTTCAAGAAAAAGGACAAGCACAAATTGCTGGCGCTGTGGGATACGTTGATAGTTTCTTAGATGGGCGTCGCAGTACAGTTAGATTTAAGCAAAGCAATCTAGCTGATTTAATCATTAACGCGCAAATGGCAGCTGTTGAAGCAGATTTTGGCATTATTAGCGGTGGCGGGATCCGAGATAGTATTGAGCAAGGTGATGTGAGTTACAAAGATGTACTGAAAGTTCACCCTTTTAAAAATCGTATTACGTACATAGATTGGAAGGCCAGCGACCTTATTGACTATTTAGATATTGTCGCTAAGTTCCCACCTGACTCTGGTGCTTACTTACAGTTCCACCATATCACGTTTGACATTAAGAACAATAAAGTAACCAATGTGCGCATAGCGGGCAAACCATTGACTGACAGTAAAACCTATCGTATGAGTGTGAATAGCTATAACGCATCTGGTGGTGACGGTTATCCAAAGATTAATCACCTTCCAGAATACACTGCGACAGACCTTACTGATGCACAGGTCTTAAAAGATTACTTCCAAAAGAACAGCCCAATAAAGGCTGTAGATTTATAA
- the pqiB gene encoding intermembrane transport protein PqiB, whose translation MTTQADIEDKPKFSVIWIIPIIALLITGWMLYQHQANKGHTIFIKMTDADGIIAGKTEVRVKSVKVGLVESLKLELTQNAVVAKVRILQPYRDLLAEDSSFWVVKPRIDESGISGMNTLLSGVYIELSPGEAKTRSSIFTLMDEPALIGSEVHGKRYQLVASDAEVLDVGSSIFFRNYKVGQVESAHFSVESLKMEYGIFIYSPYDTLITDNAIFWVSSGIDFKLSTEGVEVSTGSLAKMIKGGISVDYPPTMPSGTVALENKTYALHKNFSMALEQRFDHFDYYLIEFEQSIRGLRAGAPVEYRGMRIGTIEQVPATGVSDDRPLYFQQNNTSVPVLVKIEYGRIYEDAQLAQAYWSENIDKWISSGLRASLKSGNLLTGAVYIELDFYPNAEVVSSDKATIYPVLPSVPSGITALSEQVTSLLNKLNGLPLETTVKELEGALQQHRLLAMEMNQLVESINNNKLTDKVGSNLTSLKDTLSQLTSSLKQFEQTMTQYQKGSGVMDQLSNTLEELESLSNRLKPISKGLNEQPNMLIFNKESGADPLPRKNK comes from the coding sequence ATGACTACTCAAGCTGATATAGAAGACAAACCAAAGTTTTCAGTGATATGGATTATTCCAATTATCGCGTTGCTCATCACAGGCTGGATGTTATATCAACATCAGGCAAATAAAGGCCACACTATTTTTATAAAAATGACTGATGCAGATGGCATTATTGCCGGCAAAACTGAAGTGAGAGTAAAAAGCGTTAAAGTCGGGTTAGTGGAGTCGTTAAAGCTTGAATTAACACAAAACGCTGTGGTTGCAAAAGTTAGGATTTTGCAGCCCTATCGTGATTTATTGGCTGAAGACTCTTCGTTTTGGGTAGTAAAACCTCGAATTGACGAATCCGGCATCTCAGGCATGAATACGTTACTCTCTGGCGTATATATAGAGCTTTCTCCTGGTGAAGCAAAAACACGCTCGAGCATCTTCACCTTAATGGATGAGCCTGCATTAATTGGCTCAGAGGTACACGGAAAACGTTATCAACTTGTGGCTTCTGATGCTGAAGTTTTAGACGTTGGATCCAGTATTTTTTTCCGCAATTATAAAGTGGGTCAAGTTGAGTCAGCGCATTTTAGTGTTGAAAGCTTGAAAATGGAGTACGGTATTTTTATCTATTCGCCGTACGATACGCTCATCACAGATAATGCTATTTTCTGGGTGAGTTCCGGTATTGATTTTAAGCTATCAACAGAGGGCGTTGAAGTTTCGACAGGATCACTGGCAAAAATGATCAAGGGTGGGATTTCTGTTGACTATCCACCAACTATGCCGAGCGGCACAGTAGCGCTCGAAAATAAAACCTACGCTCTACACAAAAACTTTTCGATGGCTTTAGAACAGCGATTTGACCATTTTGATTATTACCTTATTGAGTTTGAGCAATCAATTCGGGGTCTTCGAGCTGGTGCACCAGTTGAGTACCGAGGTATGCGTATTGGCACCATAGAACAAGTACCAGCAACCGGTGTTAGTGACGATCGGCCCTTATACTTTCAGCAAAACAACACCTCCGTACCTGTATTGGTTAAAATTGAGTATGGCCGCATCTATGAGGACGCACAGCTTGCACAAGCATATTGGTCAGAAAATATAGACAAATGGATTAGCAGTGGCCTTAGAGCATCACTAAAAAGTGGCAATTTGTTAACAGGTGCTGTATATATAGAATTAGACTTCTATCCAAATGCGGAAGTAGTTAGTTCAGACAAAGCAACTATTTATCCCGTATTACCGAGTGTTCCAAGCGGTATTACGGCACTTTCTGAACAAGTCACGAGCTTATTGAACAAGTTAAATGGGTTACCTCTTGAAACAACTGTTAAGGAGTTAGAGGGTGCCCTTCAGCAACACAGGTTACTAGCAATGGAAATGAATCAACTCGTAGAGTCTATCAATAATAATAAATTAACAGACAAAGTTGGCAGTAATTTAACAAGCTTAAAAGATACGCTTAGCCAGCTCACCTCAAGCCTAAAGCAGTTTGAGCAAACCATGACACAGTACCAAAAAGGCTCGGGTGTTATGGATCAGCTCAGTAATACCCTCGAAGAACTTGAAAGTCTGTCCAATCGCTTAAAACCTATTTCCAAAGGGCTGAATGAACAACCGAATATGCTTATTTTTAATAAAGAAAGTGGCGCGGATCCGCTACCGAGGAAGAATAAATGA
- a CDS encoding thioesterase family protein: MTFDEIIQSEHLQQAQTQMTFPASWCQGRTAFGGLSAAIAVQSMKHQLTEPRRLLSVSVNFVGPLLEGTPFTVATTILRSGKNATQMQTQLIQSGKVCLIAIGCFGKDRESAIQVTNVDNPTLSAVNPKAVLPYQEGVMPAFFQHVSLNAQQGALPFSGAPSSNLGGWMRFKAQTTSVNELHTLALADSWPPTLLQMCKAPSPASSMSWYIEFLCDISLDSESWLGFEAVTHHSQNGYGIEDAKIWSQDGKLLALSRQTVAVFD; the protein is encoded by the coding sequence ATGACGTTTGATGAAATTATTCAGTCGGAGCATTTACAGCAAGCGCAAACACAAATGACGTTTCCTGCAAGTTGGTGTCAAGGCCGTACTGCGTTTGGCGGACTGTCTGCTGCAATCGCGGTGCAAAGCATGAAGCATCAACTGACAGAGCCTCGTAGATTGCTCTCTGTGAGTGTAAACTTTGTAGGGCCGCTGCTAGAAGGCACACCATTTACAGTTGCAACTACCATTCTGCGTAGCGGAAAAAATGCCACGCAAATGCAGACGCAGCTGATCCAGTCAGGCAAAGTTTGTCTTATTGCTATCGGTTGTTTTGGCAAGGATAGAGAATCCGCTATCCAAGTTACAAATGTCGATAACCCTACTCTTTCAGCTGTTAATCCAAAGGCAGTTCTTCCATACCAAGAAGGTGTGATGCCTGCATTTTTCCAGCATGTCTCGCTCAATGCTCAGCAAGGCGCTTTGCCATTTTCCGGTGCACCATCTTCAAACCTAGGTGGCTGGATGCGATTTAAAGCACAAACTACATCGGTAAATGAACTACATACACTGGCTCTTGCTGATTCATGGCCGCCAACATTACTTCAGATGTGTAAAGCGCCAAGCCCCGCCAGCAGTATGTCTTGGTACATAGAGTTTTTGTGTGATATTTCACTCGACTCAGAGTCTTGGCTGGGCTTTGAAGCCGTTACTCACCATAGCCAAAATGGTTATGGTATTGAAGATGCAAAAATTTGGTCGCAAGATGGAAAGCTGCTCGCCCTAAGTCGCCAAACCGTCGCAGTATTTGATTAA
- a CDS encoding insulinase family protein produces the protein MKKLFAISTLTLAVLTGCSTTSSLNNSGSVQSLLSEQLVVSPNDDRQYQTLTLENGIDVILVSDPSVSKSAAALSVGVGLLHDPMSQQGMAHYLEHMLFLGTEKYPDSKGYSEFMTKNGGAHNAYTWLDITNYMFKVNNDAYDEALDRFSDFFKSPKLYPEYTEKEKNAVNAEWSMRREMDFFGQFKLARNMMGDHPANRFLIGNLETLGDKEDSKLHQETVAFYDKYYSANIMKLAMISNEPIEQMEAKAKKHFTTIKNKNIEKPEVKQSLNFDNVGQKLVHYKPNEDVKTLQLDFTIKNNASAFAVKPNYFITYLLSNEMAGSPAQVLKDKGLISSLSAFATPNSYGNYGTLQIDIQLTDEGLKQRELITGTVLDYIDMIRDKGVDSRYFKEIQTSLNNQFRFLEKGDEFGYVSNLAGSMQQYPMNHAINASYYYAQFDANAVKAVLEQLTPEQMRVWYISKDEPTNAKLHFYDGEYQIVDLKRSDFDKWKEEANFDLALPSVNTLLPENFALKTSADDAKKGVQKVIDADGVTVWHAASERFYQQPKGSLKIYVNNPSALKDIKTEVALSVWADLYRLDKAKLMTEASIAGMHLGLTPANGVMLDISGFTDKQALLLKDALSGIRVETNKRAFDQAIDRYVRGIKNQEKEFPFRQAFGVYQKLIRSGSYDDSALISAAKSLTLADLDKVQNQTLTNNQIRVFAYGNYDKADLQTVKETLDNALPKRQKVTEYARAKYWQPEQNQTLVWQQDIDVADVAVIDFAVHPIKGYAQKAAAMVLQGHLRTAAFERLRTEEQLAYAVGATSVAIDEYSALGFYIQTPVKDAKSMQARFDAYKDEYAKDLAALDKTTFEQLKNAVLVSLTEEPKNLSEELQPLMGDWFKENMAFDSEAKLVAAVEAVTLEDIKAYYQQTVMNPDAARLNIQLRGAKFQAEPFADLPKQTKLNSVEQMYKNVKYQQ, from the coding sequence ATGAAAAAGCTATTCGCGATCAGTACGCTTACCTTAGCAGTTTTGACTGGATGTAGCACAACATCATCGCTTAATAATTCTGGCAGCGTTCAGAGCCTCCTTTCAGAGCAGCTTGTCGTGAGTCCAAATGATGATAGACAATATCAAACGCTAACTTTGGAAAATGGTATTGATGTTATCTTGGTATCAGATCCGTCGGTATCAAAGTCTGCGGCAGCGCTGAGCGTTGGCGTAGGTCTACTTCATGACCCGATGTCCCAACAAGGAATGGCACACTATCTTGAACATATGCTATTCCTTGGTACAGAAAAATATCCAGACAGTAAAGGTTATTCTGAGTTTATGACCAAAAACGGTGGGGCGCATAATGCATACACTTGGCTGGATATTACTAACTATATGTTCAAAGTGAACAACGATGCCTATGACGAGGCGTTAGACAGATTCTCCGACTTTTTTAAATCTCCAAAGCTTTACCCTGAATACACAGAAAAAGAAAAAAACGCAGTCAACGCAGAGTGGTCCATGCGTCGTGAAATGGACTTTTTTGGTCAATTTAAGCTCGCACGAAACATGATGGGTGACCATCCCGCTAATCGTTTTCTTATCGGCAACCTAGAAACGTTAGGAGATAAAGAAGACAGTAAACTGCATCAAGAGACCGTTGCTTTTTATGATAAGTACTACTCTGCGAATATCATGAAGTTAGCCATGATTTCTAACGAGCCGATTGAGCAGATGGAGGCCAAAGCGAAAAAGCACTTCACGACAATTAAGAATAAAAACATCGAGAAGCCAGAGGTTAAACAATCGCTTAACTTCGATAACGTTGGACAAAAGCTGGTCCATTATAAACCGAATGAAGATGTTAAGACCTTACAGCTTGATTTTACTATCAAAAACAACGCAAGTGCGTTTGCGGTTAAGCCAAATTATTTCATTACTTATCTTCTAAGTAATGAAATGGCCGGAAGCCCAGCTCAAGTACTAAAAGATAAAGGTTTAATTTCATCGTTAAGTGCCTTCGCGACACCAAACAGCTACGGTAACTACGGCACATTACAGATTGATATTCAGTTAACCGATGAAGGCTTAAAGCAACGTGAGTTAATTACAGGTACGGTACTGGATTATATCGATATGATCCGTGATAAAGGAGTCGACAGCCGTTACTTTAAGGAAATTCAAACATCGCTAAATAATCAATTTAGGTTTTTAGAAAAGGGCGATGAGTTTGGTTACGTCAGTAACCTTGCAGGTAGCATGCAGCAGTACCCAATGAACCATGCTATTAATGCGAGCTACTACTATGCACAGTTTGATGCTAACGCTGTCAAGGCAGTCTTGGAACAACTAACACCCGAGCAAATGCGAGTATGGTATATCAGTAAAGATGAACCTACTAATGCAAAACTACACTTCTATGATGGTGAATATCAGATTGTAGATTTAAAGCGTAGTGATTTTGATAAATGGAAAGAAGAGGCAAATTTCGATTTGGCACTTCCTAGTGTAAATACCTTGCTACCTGAAAACTTCGCACTAAAAACATCGGCAGACGATGCGAAAAAGGGCGTTCAGAAGGTGATTGACGCTGATGGCGTAACAGTTTGGCATGCTGCGAGTGAGCGTTTCTATCAACAGCCTAAGGGTAGTCTGAAAATTTACGTCAATAATCCAAGTGCATTGAAAGACATCAAAACCGAGGTTGCGCTGTCGGTTTGGGCAGACTTATACCGTTTGGATAAAGCAAAGCTAATGACGGAAGCCAGCATTGCGGGTATGCATCTTGGACTGACTCCCGCAAATGGGGTTATGCTAGATATTTCAGGCTTTACTGATAAGCAAGCTTTATTGTTAAAGGATGCACTCTCAGGTATTCGTGTAGAAACGAATAAACGAGCATTTGACCAAGCCATTGATCGTTACGTACGTGGCATTAAAAATCAAGAGAAAGAATTCCCATTCAGACAAGCTTTCGGTGTTTATCAAAAACTTATCCGTTCAGGAAGTTATGATGATTCTGCGTTGATATCAGCAGCTAAGTCTTTGACTCTTGCTGATCTAGATAAAGTGCAAAATCAAACTCTAACGAATAATCAAATTCGTGTTTTTGCTTATGGCAACTACGATAAAGCGGATTTACAAACGGTAAAAGAGACGCTTGATAATGCACTGCCCAAACGCCAAAAAGTGACTGAGTATGCACGTGCTAAATATTGGCAACCAGAGCAAAATCAGACACTCGTATGGCAGCAAGACATTGATGTTGCAGATGTCGCTGTAATCGATTTTGCAGTGCACCCAATTAAAGGCTATGCGCAAAAGGCGGCGGCGATGGTGCTTCAAGGGCACTTAAGAACGGCGGCATTTGAACGTCTGAGAACTGAAGAGCAGCTGGCGTATGCAGTTGGTGCAACGAGCGTCGCTATTGACGAGTATTCAGCGCTAGGCTTTTATATTCAGACACCGGTAAAAGATGCTAAGAGTATGCAAGCTCGCTTTGACGCGTATAAAGATGAATACGCTAAAGATTTAGCAGCGCTAGATAAGACGACTTTCGAGCAGTTAAAAAATGCAGTGCTAGTCTCATTAACTGAAGAGCCAAAAAATCTTTCTGAAGAGCTACAACCGTTAATGGGCGATTGGTTCAAAGAAAATATGGCATTTGACTCTGAAGCTAAGCTAGTTGCTGCAGTTGAAGCGGTCACATTAGAAGATATTAAAGCGTACTATCAGCAAACTGTAATGAACCCCGATGCTGCTAGACTCAATATTCAATTACGTGGCGCTAAGTTCCAAGCCGAGCCATTTGCAGATTTACCGAAGCAAACTAAGCTAAACTCAGTTGAACAAATGTACAAAAACGTCAAATACCAACAGTAG